The Thermomonospora amylolytica sequence GGTCTCGCGGGCGCGGCGGTGCTCGGCGACCATGCCGCACAGCCGGCGGGTGCAGACGCCGCAGCCGGGCTTCCACCCGCAGGCGGCCTTGACCTCGCGGGTGGTCCCGGCGCCGGCGGCCAGGCTGGCCAGCACGTCTTCCTCGGTGACACCGTTGCAGATGCAGACGTACATCCGGACGGGACCTCTCCGGGCGGGCGCCGCGGCGCAGGGGTTGGTTAGGTCAGCCTTACCTAGGTAAGGCTCCCCTAACGTAGCGCAGAGATGTCCGTTTTGGCCAGTCCTGTTCTCCCGGTGTGATCGCCTCTGGGCGGGGAAGGCACTTGTTGGCATCGAGGAGGGCGGGCACGTGGGTGATTTCTGGCCCGGGCAGGCATATCCGCTGGGCGCGCACTTCGACGGGGCGGGCACCAACTTCGCGGTGTTCTCCGAGGCGGCCGAGCGGGTCGAGCTGTGCCTGTTCGACGGGCCCGGGCCGGACGCCCGGGAGACCCGGCTGACGCTGCCGGAGGTCGACGGGTTCGTCTGGCACGGCTACCTGCCGGGGATCATGCCCGGCCAGCGGTACGGGTTCCGGGTGCACGGGCCCTACGAGCCCGAACGCGGCCTGCGCTGCAACCCCGGCAAGCTGCTGCTCGACCCGTACGCGCAGGCCATCGAGGGGCAGATCGACTGGGACCAGGCCTGCTTCGGCTACACGTTCGGCGACCCGTGGTCCCGCAACGACGCCGACTCCGCGCCGCACATGATGCGGTCGGTGGTGGTCAACCCGTACTTCGACTGGGGCGACGACCGCTCGCCGCGCACCCCGTACCACGAGACGGTGATCTACGAGGCGCACGTCAAGGGCCTGACGATCAGCCACCCCGACATCCCCGAACGGCTCCGCGGCACCTACGCGGGCCTGGCCCACCCGGTGATGATCGAGTACCTGCGGGAGCTGGGGATCACCGCCGTCGAGCTGATGCCGGTGCACCAGTTCGTGCACGACGACCACCTGATCAAGCGGGGGCTGCGCAACTACTGGGGCTACAACACCATCGGCTTCTTCGCCCCGCACAACGAGTACTCCGCCTCCGGCCAGACCGGCGAACAGGTCCTGGAGTTCAAGTCCATGGTCAAGGCCCTGCACGAGGCGGGGATCGAGGTGATCCTCGACGTGGTCTACAACCACACCGCCGAGGGCAACCACCTGGGGCCGACGCTGTCGTTCCGGGGCCTGGACAACCAGCAGTACTACCGGCTGGTGGACGACGACCCCCGCTACTACATGGACACCACCGGCACCGGCAACAGCCTGCTGATGCGCTCACCGCACGTACTGCAACTGATCATGGACTCGCTGCGGTACTGGATCACCGAGATGCACGTGGACGGGTTCCGCTTCGACCTGGCCGCCACGCTGGCCCGCGAGCTGCACGAGGTGGACCGGCTGAGCGCGTTCTTCGACCTGGTCCAGCAGGACCCGGTGGTCTCCCAGGTCAAGCTGATCGCCGAGCCGTGGGACGTGGGCGAGGGCGGCTACCAGGTCGGCAACTTCCCGCCGCTGTGGACCGAGTGGAACGGCAAGTACCGCGACACCGTCCGCGACTACTGGCGGGGACGGCCGGCGACCATGCCCGACTTCGCCTCCCGGCTGACCGGCTCCTCGGACCTGTACGCCGACGACGGCCGCCGCCCGCTGGCCTCGATCAACTTCGTCACCTGCCACGACGGGTTCACCCTGCACGACCTGGTGTCGTACAACACCAAGCACAACGACGCCAACGGCGAGGGCAACCGGGACGGCAGCGACGACAACCGGTCGTGGAACTGCGGCTACGAGGGGCCGACCGAGGACCTGGAGGTGCTGGCGCTGCGCGAGCAGCAGAAGCGCAACTTCCTCACCACGCTGTTCCTGTCGCAGGGCGTGCCGATGCTGTCGCACGGCGACGAGCTGGGCCGCACCCAGCGCGGCAACAACAACGTCTACTGCCAGGACAACGAGCTGGCCTGGATGGACTGGGCGCGGCTGCGCGACAACTTCCCGCTGCTGGACTTCGTGCAGAAGCTGGCGCGGCTGCGCCGCGACCATCCGGTGTTCCGCCGCCGCCGGTTCTTCAAGGGCCGCCCGCCCGCCGACCCGGACACCTCGCGGCTGTCGGACATCGCCTGGTTCACCCCCGACGGGCGGGAGATGAACGAGGCCGACTGGCTGGCCGGGTTCGCCAAGTCGCTGCAGGTCTTCCTGAACGGGGAGGCGATCAGCGAGCCGGGCCGGCACGGCGAGCGGATCCGCGACGACTCGTTCCTGCTGATCTTCAACGCCCACCACGGGGGACTGCGGTTCACCATCCCGCCCGCCCGGTACGGCGACACCTGGCTGCGGGTGATCGACACCGCCGACCCGCTGCTGGTGGAGGAGACCAGCGGGCGCAGCTACAAGGCCGGGGAGACCATCGCGGTGGACGCCCGCTCGATGCAGGTGCTGCGCCGTGTCTGAGGCCCCCGTCTCGACCTACCGGGTGCAGTTGCGCAGGGAGTTCGGGTTCGCCGACGTGGCGGGCATCGCCGGCTACCTGGCCGACCTCGGCGTCACCCACGTCTACCTGTCGCCGATCCTGCAGGCCGCGCCCGGGTCCGCGCACGGGTACGACGTCGTCGACCACACCCGGATCTCCGAGGAGCTGGGCGGGGAGGACGGCTTCCGCTCCATGGCCGCCGGGCTGCACGAGGCCGGGCTGCGGATCGTGGTGGACATCGTCCCGAACCACATGGCCCTCCCCGTGCCCGAGGACCTGAGCCCCGTCCTGTGGCCGGTGCTGTCGGAGGGGCGCGGCTCCCCGTACGCGCGGTGGCTGGACGTCGACTGGGAGGCGGGCGACGGGCGGATCGTGCTGCCGGTGCTGGGCGGCCCGCCGGAGGAGGTGCGGGACGAGCTGGTCGAGGACGGGGACGTGCTGCGCTACCACGACCACGTGTTCCCGCTGCCCGGCGACCACTACCGGCTGGCGTACTGGCGGGAGGGCCCCAACTACCGGCGGTTCTTCGAGATCTCCACGCTGGCGGGGCTGCGGGTCGAGGACCCGGAGGTGTTCGACCGCACCCACGAGGTGATCCTCCGGCTGGTCCGCGAGGGCCTGATCGACGGGCTGCGCGTCGACCATCCCGACGGGCTGGCCGCGCCCCGCGCGTACCTGAGCCGGCTGACCGACGAGACCCGCGGCATGTGGACGGTGGTGGAGAAGATCCTCACCGGGCCGGAGGAGCTGGCCCCCGACTGGCCGTGCGCGGGGACCACCGGCTACGACGCGCTCAACATGGTCGGCGGGGTCTTCGTCGACCCGGCGGCGGAGGGGCCGCTGACCGAGGCGTACATGGCGTTCACCGGCGGCCCCGGCGA is a genomic window containing:
- a CDS encoding (2Fe-2S)-binding protein yields the protein MYVCICNGVTEEDVLASLAAGAGTTREVKAACGWKPGCGVCTRRLCGMVAEHRRARETDVSLPLETMPPAHPATPGPEIPVPLGMPAVRQGTAA
- the glgX gene encoding glycogen debranching protein GlgX; translated protein: MGDFWPGQAYPLGAHFDGAGTNFAVFSEAAERVELCLFDGPGPDARETRLTLPEVDGFVWHGYLPGIMPGQRYGFRVHGPYEPERGLRCNPGKLLLDPYAQAIEGQIDWDQACFGYTFGDPWSRNDADSAPHMMRSVVVNPYFDWGDDRSPRTPYHETVIYEAHVKGLTISHPDIPERLRGTYAGLAHPVMIEYLRELGITAVELMPVHQFVHDDHLIKRGLRNYWGYNTIGFFAPHNEYSASGQTGEQVLEFKSMVKALHEAGIEVILDVVYNHTAEGNHLGPTLSFRGLDNQQYYRLVDDDPRYYMDTTGTGNSLLMRSPHVLQLIMDSLRYWITEMHVDGFRFDLAATLARELHEVDRLSAFFDLVQQDPVVSQVKLIAEPWDVGEGGYQVGNFPPLWTEWNGKYRDTVRDYWRGRPATMPDFASRLTGSSDLYADDGRRPLASINFVTCHDGFTLHDLVSYNTKHNDANGEGNRDGSDDNRSWNCGYEGPTEDLEVLALREQQKRNFLTTLFLSQGVPMLSHGDELGRTQRGNNNVYCQDNELAWMDWARLRDNFPLLDFVQKLARLRRDHPVFRRRRFFKGRPPADPDTSRLSDIAWFTPDGREMNEADWLAGFAKSLQVFLNGEAISEPGRHGERIRDDSFLLIFNAHHGGLRFTIPPARYGDTWLRVIDTADPLLVEETSGRSYKAGETIAVDARSMQVLRRV